In a genomic window of Platichthys flesus chromosome 24, fPlaFle2.1, whole genome shotgun sequence:
- the camta2 gene encoding calmodulin-binding transcription activator 1 isoform X3 — MSNKDMVSTETENKVQRKVFLPNKLLECLPRSSTLPNERLRWNTNEEIASYLITFDRHDEWLSCSLKTRPKNGSIILYNRKKVKYRKDGYCWKKRKDGKTTREDHMKLKVQGMECLYGCYVHSSIVPTFHRRCYWLLQNPDIVLVHYLNVPSLEDSGKCSPLLCAVADRHDSVRWSRDDLLNQLKPMFHSMKCSLGSGDFSIEELVQHILDRQRTKPQPRTHTCLCNTAQVSPGVNIPHRCNSTKHRIISPKLPPSSCRPSPSPLCSEGGEAAGGGGGGEAKLPHLQAQSSPASSPCPASSSASSPPPPHTATVTMSNGFYGDRSSHLTTVALPQNAVIVMATAITGGEGVRGDEGGQGRSLSLTRSGQLLLSPALPPSESTPTCPSPPSSLPPPTVQAPGVATLSLTLLPSPVIGGMLLTPSSSSTSLRSPAPPAAATPPPPPSSPSPPPLPPCLPPAFDPDSFLNSPKEGQTYGGPPHPSSSTPSPVLCSSSSPLSPPSLALSLSPTSTPPSSVSPPSSLSSLSFSSSDADKRDSSSSSPPSSSVPPSLSLSPTSSVAPPLLPLCLELDALGQSEGRRGEEEVGGDEEEVKDRRDEDDDDESRAPPTKLALLQPSHASSASLLQQQTGSSAASLLLVGQDSAAARTQPANQAQRQDNGQHSLVLRQPYSHQSVTGAPPPAQISHQPLGLQQSSLVPAHLATCQIQVKEESGRGYNSEDACMDTPLEEEAGPCEQAGEELDISFDSQFPDLISDLITEEANPVAAHPPTAVTTNPAVFAAGVRYMVPPQPSPSSSFLPFPHPLPSPSSSRLASITDFSPEWSYPEGGVKVLITGPWSELLGRYSCVFDQSTVPASLIQPGVLRCYCPAHEAGLVCLQVLESAGSVSSSVLFEYRARNASSLPSSQLDWLSLDDNQFRMSILERLEQMERRMAEMAARDNNQQQQQQQQRQQHSHQLAAPPPPTLPEEQEQSSQWFERRIVGVCERMMRVGRWGGGGRGGERLHHSVRHRGMTLLHLAAAQGYTHLIHTLIRWRSVSSDSLDLEQEVDPLNVDHFSCTPLMWACALGHQRAAELLYSWNSLALGIPDSLGRLPLAVARSRGHTRLATALEELHTQRTVPHTTPRDTHMSEADTPATPQPPLSPLSTSPDTGLSSSSSLPSPSDPSSSSPSSAYSSGPAPMDTSPSSPSSSFSPSSSLPVSPPSAPSPLMTSLPPVSMWGEEPNAGFHETISEPIDVTGLNPGGSRDSSLYLMDYESASPGHTHVYTHAHAHTAGGRRVHAAARLEEQLMSYSENAENEGEEEEYLEEEVLQVTASQLHFTNMQG; from the exons ATGAGCAACAAGGACATGGTTTCCACGGAGACAG agaacaAAGTGCAGAGGAAAGTGTTTCTTCCCAACAAGCTGCTCGAGTGTCTCCCCCGCTCGTCCACGCTGCCTAACGAGCGTCTGCGCTGGAACACTAACGAG gagaTCGCTTCTTACCTGATTACATTTGACAGACATGACGAGTGGCTCTCCTGCAGCCTGAAAACCAG GCCGAAGAACGGCAGCATCATCCTGTACAACAGGAAGAAGGTGAAGTACAGGAAGGATGGATACTGCTGGAAGAAAAGGAAGGATGGGAAGACGACAAGAGAGGACCACATGAAGCTCAAGGTCCAGGGCATGGAG TGCCTGTACGGCTGCTACGTCCATTCCTCCATCGTACCGACATTCCACAGACGATGCTACTGGCtgctgcag aacCCAGACATTGTGCTCGTGCACTACCTGAACGTGCCTTCCCTGGAGGATTCTGGGAAATGCAGTCCGCTGCTGTGTGCAGTGGCCGACCGCCATGACAGTGTGAGGTGGAGCCGAGACGATCTGCTGAACCAGCTGAAGCCCATGT TTCACAGTATGAAGTGTTCTCTGGGCTCAGGTGACTTCAGCATCGAGGAGCTGGTTCAACACATCCTGGACCGACAGAGAACCAAACCCCAGCCtcgcacacacacctgtctgtgtAACACAGCCCAAG tgtCTCCAGGTGTGAACATTCCTCACCGCTGTAACAGCACCAAGCACCGCATCATCTCCCCAAAgctgcccccctcctcctgcaggccctccccctcccccctctgctctgaggggggggaggcagccgggggaggagggggaggagaagccAAGCTGCCTCACCTCCAGGCTCAGAGCAGCCCAGCCTCTTCTCCCTGCCCCGCCTCCAG CTCGGCCTCGtcgccccccccgccccacacAGCCACCGTCACCATGAGCAACGGTTTCTACGGCGACCGGAGCAGCCACCTGACGACCGTGGCGCTGCCACAGAATGCTGTCATCGTCATGGCAACAGCCATCACTGGAGGGGAGGGGGTCAGAGGGGACGAGGGGGGACAGGGGAGGAGTCTGTCACTCACCCGTTCGGGGCAGTTGCTGCTCTCCCCCGCCCTCCCCCCTTCTGAAAGCACGCCCACctgcccctcccctccctcctccctcccccctcccaccgTACAGGCGCCGGGTGTCGCCaccctctccctcaccctcctcccgTCTCCTGTTATCGGAGGCATGCTCCTcaccccctcgtcctcctctacctcactccgctcccctgctcctcctgccgctgccacacctcctccccccccctcctccccttcaccaCCTCCCCTTCCCCCATGCCTTCCCCCCGCCTTTGACCCTGACTCCTTCCTAAACTCCCCCAAAGAGGGTCAGACATATGGTGgccctcctcacccctcctcctccactccctcccctgtcctctgctcatcttcctcccctctctcccccccctcactcgcgctctccctctcccccacgtcaacccctccctcctccgtctcccctccctcctcgctctcctctctctccttctcctcctctgatgcGGACAAGCGAgactcttcatcttcctctccacctTCGTCCTccgtccccccctccctctccctgtctcccacctcctctgtgGCCCCGCCCCTCCTCCCCCTTTGCCTGGAGCTTGATGCTCTGGGGCAGTctgagggaaggaggggggaggaggaggtggggggcgatgaagaggaggtgaaggaccGTAGAGACGAGGATGACGATGATGAAAGCAGAGCTCCTCCCACCAAACTGGCGCTGCTGCAG CCGAGCCACGCCTCCTCTGCTTCGTTGCTACAGCAACAGACAGGAAGTAGCGCTGCGTCGCTGCTCCTGGTTGGTCAAGACTCGGCAGCCGCTCGTACCCAGCCAGCCAATCAGGCGCAAAGACAAGATAATGGACAGCATTCATTGGTTCTGAGACAGCCCTACAGTCACCAGTCTGTCACTGGAGCCCCGCCCCCGGCGCAGATATCCCATCAGCCCCTGGGGCTGCAGCAGTCGTCACTGGTTCCAGCTCACCTGGCAACGTGTCAGATtcaggtgaaggaggagagtggGCGGGGCTACAACTCGGAGGACGCCTGCATGGACACTcccctggaggaggaggcggggcccTGCGAACAGGCAGGGGAGGAGCTTGACATCTCCTTCGACAGCCAGTTTCCGGACCTGATCTCTGACCTCATCACAGAGGAGGCCAATCCCGTCGCAGCTCACCCCCCCACCGCCGTCACAACAAACCCAGCTGTGTTTGCGGCAGGGGTTCGATACATGGTGCCCCCCCAgccctctccctcctcgtccttccTCCCCTTCCCTCACCCGCtaccctccccctcctccagccGCCTGGCCTCTATCACCGACTTCTCCCCAGAGTGGTCCTACCCCGAG ggGGGTGTGAAGGTGTTGATAACGGGTCCGTGGAGCGAGCTGTTGGGTCGATACTCGTGTGTTTTCGATCAGAGCACCGTCCCTGCATCTCTGATCCAGCCTGGAGTACTGCGCTGCTACTGCCccg CCCACGAGGCTGGTTTGGTTTGTCTGCAGGTTCTGGAGTCGGCCGGTTCCGTTTCTTCGTCTGTTCTGTTCGAGTACCGAGCGAGGAACGCCAGCTCCCTGCCCAGCTCGCAGCTCGACTGGCTCTCATTGGACG ATAATCAGTTCAGGATGTCCATCCTGGAGCGTCTGGAGCAGATGGAGCGGAGGATGGCAGAGATGGCCGCCCGTGAtaacaaccagcagcagcagcaacaacaacaacgacaacaacacaGCCACCAGCTGGCAGCACCCCCTCCACCAACCCTAcctgaggagcaggaacag tcctCGCAGTGGTTTGAGAGGAGGATTGTGGGAGTTTGTGAACGAATGATGAGGGTCGGacgatggggaggaggaggaagaggaggagagaggcttCATCACTCAGTCCGTCACCGTGGGATGACTCTGCTCCACCTGGCTGCTGCACAGGGATACACACACCTGATCCACACTCTGATCCGCtggag GAGCGTGAGCAGTGACAGTTTAGACttggaacaggaagttgatcctCTCAACGTCGACCACTTCTCCTGCACCCCGCtg ATGTGGGCGTGTGCTCTGGGCCACCAGAGGGCAGCGGAGCTCCTCTACAGCTGGAACAGTCTGGCTCTGGGGATCCCTGATTCGCTGGGACGTCTGCCTCTTGCTGTCGCTCGCTCCCGAGGACACACCCGACTCGCCACGGCGCTGGaggagctacacacacagcgCACAGTGCCTCACACCACGcccagggacacacacatgtctgaAGCAGACACACCGGCCACGCCACAGCCGCCCCTGTCGCCTCTGTCCACGAGCCCagacacag gtcTGAGCTCGTCCAGCAGCCTCCCCTCTCCCAgtgacccctcctcctcctccccgagCTCTGCCTACTCGAGTGGCCCCGCCCCCATGGACACCTCCCCAtcctccccttcttcttctttctccccctcctcttcgcTGCCtgtctcccctccctctgccccctcccccctgaTGACCTCACTCCCTCCTGTGTCCATGTGGGGGGAAGAGCCCAACGCTGGATTCCATGAAACCATTTCCGAGCCGATCGATGTCACAGGTCTGAACCCCGGAGGTTCCAGAGACTCTTCTCTCTACCTCATGGACTATGAGAGCGCCTCCCCCGGCCACACGCatgtttacacacatgcacacgcccACACGGCCGGCGGGCGGCGGGTGCACGCCGCGGCgaggctggaggagcagctgatgaGCTACAGCGAGAACGCCGAGAACGAAGGCGAGGAGGAAGAgtacctggaggaggaggtgctgcaggTAACCGCCTCACAACTACACTTCACCAACATGCAAG GTTGA